From Verrucomicrobiia bacterium, the proteins below share one genomic window:
- a CDS encoding 4Fe-4S binding protein has protein sequence MFVLNTLAHRLRNGCQTMAYPDGPAPALPDRHGGALRVEAAKCAEGCRECVPVCPTQAITRPAGRAVSLDLGRCIFCAACVEACPAGAITQTGDHRMAGRRREDLVLGRPGDEQVRLAVALDGKLRRLFGRSLRLRQVSAGGCNACEADTNVLGTIGWDLGRFGIQFVASPRHADGLLVTGCVSRNMELALRKAYEAVPEPKIVIAVGACAIAGGPFVGHPQIREGASAVVPVDLFVPGCPPHPLTILDGLLRLLGRLEESAGK, from the coding sequence ATGTTCGTCCTCAATACTCTTGCCCACCGGCTTCGGAACGGTTGCCAGACGATGGCGTATCCTGACGGCCCGGCTCCGGCGCTGCCGGACCGCCACGGTGGGGCCCTGCGCGTTGAGGCCGCAAAATGTGCCGAGGGGTGCCGCGAATGCGTGCCCGTCTGCCCGACGCAGGCCATCACGCGTCCCGCGGGCCGCGCCGTCTCATTGGATCTGGGCCGTTGCATTTTTTGTGCGGCATGCGTCGAGGCGTGTCCAGCCGGAGCCATCACGCAAACCGGCGACCATCGCATGGCGGGACGGCGGCGGGAAGACCTTGTGCTCGGCCGTCCCGGCGACGAGCAGGTCCGGCTGGCCGTGGCGCTGGATGGAAAACTTCGCAGGCTGTTTGGCCGTTCGCTGCGCTTGCGTCAGGTCAGTGCGGGCGGTTGCAACGCCTGTGAGGCCGACACCAACGTGCTGGGCACCATCGGCTGGGATTTGGGACGTTTCGGCATTCAATTCGTTGCCTCACCCCGGCACGCGGATGGGTTGCTCGTTACCGGGTGTGTGAGCCGCAACATGGAACTCGCCCTGCGCAAGGCTTACGAGGCCGTGCCGGAGCCCAAGATTGTCATCGCGGTCGGCGCGTGTGCCATTGCAGGCGGACCGTTCGTTGGCCATCCCCAAATTCGGGAGGGCGCGTCGGCGGTGGTGCCGGTGGACTTGTTTGTCCCGGGCTGTCCGCCCCATCCGCTGACGATTCTTGACGGCTTGTTGCGGTTGTTGGGGCGGTTGGAGGAATCAGCTGGAAAGTGA
- the icd gene encoding NADP-dependent isocitrate dehydrogenase — MAYTTCTVPKGGKISIQNGKLNVPDQPIVPFIRGDGTGPDIWAASERVFDAAVAKAYGGKRKISWMEVFAGEAAFTKFNNWLPDDTVEAFKEFLVGIKGPLTTPVGGGIRSLNVALRQLLDLYVCLRPVQYFQGVPSPVKHPEKVDMVIFRENTEDIYAGIDFEAGKEAATKTLEFLKAAFPKEFKKIRFGNEAAEFVGVGIKPVSKPGTERLVRSAIQYAIANKKKSVTIVHKGNIMKYTEGAFRDWSYALAKSEFGAVEIDGGPWCKIPEGKPGAGIVIKDAIADITLQQVLTRPTDFDVIATLNLNGDYLSDALAAQVGGIGIAPGGNINYLTGHAIFEATHGTAPKYANKDVVNPGSVVLSGEMMLRHLGWTEAADLILKGLNGAIGSKKVTYDFARLMEGATEIKCSAFGDNIVAHM, encoded by the coding sequence ATGGCCTATACAACATGCACCGTCCCCAAGGGCGGCAAAATTTCGATCCAAAACGGCAAACTGAACGTCCCTGATCAACCGATTGTTCCCTTCATTCGCGGCGACGGCACGGGGCCGGACATCTGGGCGGCCTCGGAACGCGTGTTTGATGCGGCCGTCGCGAAGGCCTACGGCGGGAAGCGCAAGATTTCCTGGATGGAAGTGTTCGCCGGCGAAGCGGCGTTCACCAAGTTCAACAACTGGCTGCCCGACGACACCGTCGAGGCGTTCAAGGAGTTTCTGGTCGGCATCAAAGGCCCGCTCACCACACCGGTCGGCGGTGGCATCCGCTCGCTGAACGTCGCGTTGCGCCAGCTGCTCGATCTCTACGTCTGCCTACGCCCCGTGCAGTATTTCCAGGGGGTGCCCAGCCCGGTGAAGCATCCCGAAAAAGTGGACATGGTCATCTTCCGTGAGAACACCGAGGACATTTATGCAGGCATTGACTTCGAGGCCGGCAAGGAGGCCGCAACCAAGACCCTCGAATTCCTCAAGGCCGCCTTCCCGAAGGAATTCAAAAAAATCCGCTTCGGCAACGAGGCGGCAGAGTTCGTTGGCGTCGGCATCAAGCCCGTCAGCAAGCCCGGCACGGAACGTCTCGTGCGTTCAGCCATCCAATACGCCATCGCCAACAAAAAGAAGTCGGTGACGATTGTCCACAAGGGCAACATCATGAAATACACCGAGGGCGCCTTCCGCGACTGGAGTTACGCGCTCGCCAAGAGCGAGTTTGGCGCGGTGGAAATCGACGGCGGTCCGTGGTGCAAGATTCCGGAAGGCAAACCCGGCGCGGGCATCGTCATCAAGGACGCCATCGCCGACATCACGCTCCAGCAGGTGCTCACGCGGCCGACGGACTTTGATGTGATCGCCACGTTGAATTTGAACGGGGACTACTTGAGCGACGCGCTCGCGGCGCAAGTCGGCGGCATTGGCATCGCGCCCGGCGGCAACATCAACTACCTCACCGGGCACGCCATTTTCGAAGCGACGCACGGCACGGCGCCGAAGTATGCCAACAAGGATGTCGTCAACCCCGGTTCGGTGGTGCTCTCCGGCGAAATGATGCTGCGCCATCTCGGCTGGACCGAGGCGGCTGATCTCATTCTCAAGGGCCTGAATGGTGCCATTGGCTCAAAGAAGGTGACCTATGATTTTGCCCGCCTGATGGAAGGCGCCACGGAAATCAAGTGCTCGGCGTTCGGCGACAACATCGTCGCCCACATGTAA
- a CDS encoding GNAT family protein, protein MTRPSKDKTASQRQRDQMLKLVAKGFYNELVNYGVEKGEILRVASHLLDNLMAQQQKPGDGADHYSDLFTLKTVRDEWPGQRQLSVQHVTLRPLRLELIPQVAAWLDAPGVRESFVPAFPDRAEELQRYFAHPTREYFGIYFEERPVGIVGAENIDPAAGKLEMKKLVGETGLQGKGVGKRATFAFLYYAFMIRDVNKVYIHSRDINLRNLNLNSRFGFELEGVFLEDLNIGGKRQDVVRMALFKPLWQQIFAGDGAPA, encoded by the coding sequence ATGACGCGCCCATCCAAAGACAAGACCGCCTCGCAACGCCAGCGCGACCAGATGCTCAAACTGGTGGCCAAGGGATTTTACAACGAGCTGGTCAACTACGGCGTCGAGAAGGGCGAAATCCTGCGCGTGGCGTCCCACCTGCTCGACAACCTCATGGCCCAGCAGCAGAAGCCCGGTGACGGCGCCGACCATTACAGCGATCTCTTCACGCTCAAGACCGTCCGGGACGAATGGCCCGGGCAACGGCAGCTCAGTGTGCAGCACGTCACGCTCCGGCCGCTCCGGCTCGAACTCATTCCCCAGGTGGCGGCCTGGCTGGACGCTCCCGGCGTGCGCGAAAGCTTTGTGCCCGCCTTTCCGGACAGGGCGGAGGAACTTCAGCGTTATTTCGCCCATCCCACCCGCGAATATTTCGGCATCTATTTTGAAGAACGTCCGGTGGGCATTGTGGGCGCGGAAAACATCGACCCGGCGGCGGGCAAGCTGGAGATGAAAAAGCTCGTCGGCGAAACCGGCCTGCAAGGGAAGGGCGTGGGCAAGCGGGCCACCTTCGCCTTTCTTTACTACGCTTTCATGATTCGCGATGTGAACAAGGTTTACATCCACTCGCGCGACATCAACCTGCGCAACCTGAACCTCAATTCACGGTTCGGCTTCGAACTCGAAGGCGTCTTCCTCGAAGACCTGAACATCGGCGGCAAACGCCAGGACGTCGTGCGCATGGCGTTGTTCAAGCCGCTGTGGCAGCAGATTTTTGCGGGCGACGGCGCGCCGGCCTGA